GCGCCTTGACCGGGTAGGGAGTGCTGCCGGCTCCCTTCTCCCCGGTCGGCTTGATCAAGTACTTCTGCGCGCTGGTGCCCTTGCAGTCCCACAGCCGCGTGTCCGTGCCGACGGTGAACGCGCTCAGGTCCAGGCACTTACCCGTGGTCAGGCTCTTCAGGGGCGAGGCGGCACGGACGTCGCCCTTCCATGACTGGCCCTTGGTGCTGTAGCAGTCCGTGATCTGGATCTTCGTACCGTTGGCCGACGCGTTCCCGGCCACGTCCAGGCACTTGAACGAGTTGACGTTGCGGAGGTGCAGATCCTCCTCGCCACCTTCGAGCTGCCACTTCTGCGCGGCGGTGTTGTTGCAGGTGTGGATCTGGACCGGCGTTCCGTTGGTCTTGCCGCCGCCCTGGACGTCCAGGCACTTGCCCGGCGCGCCAGGCACCTCGATCACCGTGTAGCCGTTGCCGATCCAGCCCACACCACCGGAGGTCCAGTGGTCCTGCCAGCGGGTGTAGTAGTCGGCGAGCCACGACTGCCCGAGGAGCAGACTGAGGGCGTACGTGCCGTCCTGCAGCGCCTTCGTGGCGTCCTTGCCGGCGGTGAGGATCTGCTGCCGCTGCGTGGCCTGGCCGGCGATCTCCTGCTGCCACTCGGCGGCGGCCTGCGCCACCTGCTTGCCGAGGACCTTGTTCGGGTCGATCGGGTCGTGCCAGCCACAGGCCCCGAAGCGGGCCTTCAGGTCCTCGACCGCGATCCGGAACTCCGGGCTGTCCGGCTCCGGAGCCGTACGGGGGAAACCTCCGGAGCCGAGGAAGATGCGCGCGTCATCGGCGAACACCCGAGGCACGAAGTACTGGTTGGGCTCGACCTTCCCCGAGTTCTTCTTCCACAGCGCCCATGCCTCCTTCTCCTGCGGCGTCCCGCCACTGGTGTAGAGGGCGTCGCCGATCGTGAGAGCGGAGGCCTTCGTCCTGTCGTCGGCGGTGGGCGAGGAGTCGTAGAAGGGGTTGAACACCGTCATCGGGTCCCAGTACGACTGGTACAGCCACGGGCGCAGCCCGGTCTTCTCGAAGATCTTGTCCGGGTCCCGCGGTGCGTTGGGGTAGGAGTCCAGACTGGCGGCGCTCGACCACGCGTAGCCCTGCTTCTGGACCTTGTCGAGCCACTGCTCCGTGAGGGCTTGGTCCGCGTTCGCGGCCTCGCGCAGCGGAGTCATATTGCCGCTGAAGATGTCCCGCTCAAGCTTCTTGTGAAGCTGATCGGGCGGCAGTACGAGGGAACTCTGCGCGAGGGCGAAGACGTTGGGCCCACCCATGCGCAGGGCCTCGGTGCCCAGGCACTGGTCCTCACGCAGCTGCTGAGCCGCCTTGGCGTCGTAGCCGTCGTACGAGTCGGCCACCGCGGCCATGTCCGGTTCGGCGCCCGGCACGGCCAGGTCGGGCCGGACGGCCACACCACCGAGGACGGCCAGGGCGGCGACGGACGTGATGGCGGTGGTGAGCGTGGTGGACAAGCGTGATCTAGAGGTGAACAACCCCGGTTTGAACCGCAAGAAGAGCATCCTTCACAGCGAACGAGGGCAGGCAGGGGTGACCCGGGTGACGTTCACAGTGAGCCGACATCGCGACACGACGATGCCGTTCGTCCCCGTGGCGGCACAGTCCCCCCGACCGCCGATGACGTGCGCATCACGATGGGATGGTCAGTCCCCGATGCGCGCACGACGCTACTCAACCCCGAGTAACCAGCACTCGGCAAGGGGCGACCGTGGAGTGCGGAACACGGAACGGAAACCGATTGCCGGAGACCTCGCGGTGTGTCGCACGCAATCGTCAAGCTCACAAGCAGTGTTGCCTGTGTGAAGCCTGTGAAAAAGAGATGCGAACGGCGCCGACTACTGGGCATAGATCGGCCGGAAGTCGCCCTAGATCCAGGCGGGCGTAGGTCCTGGATGCCCGACATACGAACGGTTGTCGACGTGGTCCAGGCCGTAGCCGAGGCGTTCGGAGAGCTCCCGGTAGCCCGTACACCGGGCGTCGAGGACGGCAACGTCGTACGTCGAGGGGAACTGGACGAGGAGGCGGAAGCCTGGGTCCGGGTCCACACAACCCTCACGACCTGCGGCACAAATGGACCACCGTGGCCCTGACCAACGGAGTGTCCATTCACGAGGTGTCTCGCTGGCTCGGACATCGTTCGATCAAGGTCACGGTGGACCGGTACGGCCACCTCACTCAGGACGGCCAGGAGCGCTGCCGTCAGGTCGTCGAGACGACCGTCGGACCGCACATGCTCACACCAGGCCGAGTGCCTGCAGTGCGCGGTGCTGACTTGGTGCTGACTTGACCGGCCAGAAGATGTAGCAGACACCCCCCGTACCGCCTCTGACCTTGCCGTTTGCGTCATAGCGCTTGGTCCGCAGCCAGATGTTCTCCCACTCGCGCCGTCGGTAGACCCTGCGGACAGCCTCGTTGCTGGGTGAGGCGGGGTCGTTGGCGATGATGTCGCCGTCGGGCGTGAAGCCGATGACGGTCATCAGGTGGCCCGAGGTGCCGTAGCCGGCGCCCGTCAGTTCCTCCTTGCGGAAGGACTGGGACGTTATGGCCGGGATGCCGGCCGAGACCAGCGATTCGAGTTCCGTGAGCGAGCGGAGCCGGGTGACCACGGCGTTCATGTCGGGATAGGAGGCCGCGTAGGCGGCGTTGAAGGGCCAGTTGCCGCAGCCCTGGTACTGGTGGTCGTAGGTGAAGCGGGCCGCGTGGCAGACCTGCGGGTCGGCGAAGGCCGGGTTCACCCAGGCCAGCTGCTCGGCCGTGGGCGTGCGTCCCCAGTACTCGACGATCATCTGGGAGGAGGTCGGGCTGCACCAGGCCTCGCCGCCGTTGTCGTACTCGGGGTACTGGCCGACGTGGGTGTTCTGGGAGTAGCGCGGGACGGTCAGCTCGTGGTCCGGGCCCGGCTCGGAGGCCGGGACGGTGAAGCGGTCCGGGATGTCCGAGGCCATCGCGCCCAGCCGCCACACCGTGGGGGTGAGGTCGCTGCCCGGGGTGCGGTACAGCGTCAGACGGAGGCGGTACGAGCTCAGCCGCAGGCCGCTCGCCGCGTCGTCGATGGCGAAGGTGTCGGTCCAGACGGTGCTCCTGCCGTCGGTCTGGTCGTCGACCGAGGTGCGGCGGATGTCGTCGTCGCCGGAGGCCCAGCGGCCGAGCACGTACCAGGGGGTGGTGCCGGCGTCCGAGTAGGTGCCGGACAGTTCGACCTGGAGCCAGGTGCCGGCGGGCGTCTCGGCGTTCCAGGAGGCGATGACCTCGGTGGCGGGCACGGCCGGGGTGTGGACGGGCGAGGTCCAGCTCGCGTACTCCCAGGCGGAGGTGCGGCCGGTGTGCGGGTCGGTGTAGTCGAGGCGGCCGGCGGGGGTGGCGAGGACCAGGCCGGGGCGACGTCCGGCGACCGCCTTCGTACCGGCCGCCGTGCCGCACCTCCAGTCGGTGTACGAGGACCAGAAGCGGTTGTCGACAAGACCGGCGGCGGGCGCGTGGCCCCGCTCGCCGCCGTCGGCCGCGCAGTCGGAGACGGCGCAGTCGGGGCCGGTGGCTGCGGTGGGGACGGCCGCGGAGGCGGAGCCGGCGGCGGCCGTCCCCGCGGCGGCCGCGAGCGCCGCGGCCAGGACGCTTCTGCGCGGGGTGGAGCTGGTCATGGGCGGTGACCCCCAGTCGAGAACGGTGGGCGTACGGAACTACGGAGCTCTGCCGGCGGGACTGCGCGGGCCCACTATCCCGGCTCCCACGGGCCCTCCGCCAGCACTTCGACCCGCGTCGCCGCACCAATATTGGTCTTCACCACTGGCGGCGGTACCTCGCTGACCTGCGGCGGTCCTCCCCTCCCCTACCCTGGGCCCCATGAACGACCTCGACCGCGCCGCCCACGCGCTGCTCCGGCTGCCGCCTTCCTGCGGGCCGGTCCGGCTGATCGCGGTCGACGGCCACGCGGGCTCCGGCAAGTCCACCCTCGCGGCCCGTCTCGCCGCCGCCCTCGGCGACGCACCCGTCCTCCACCTCGACGACCTCGCCACCCACGAGGAGCTCTTCGCGTGGACCGGCCGGCTGCGGGAGCAGGTCCTGGAGCCGCTGTCGCGCGGCGAGACCGCCTCGTACCGCCCGTACGACTGGCGGCTGCGGCGCTTCGGGGAGGCGCGGGCGCTGCCCCCGGCGCCGGTGGTCCTCGTCGAGGGCGTGGGCGCCGGCCGGCGGTTGCTGAGGCCGTTCCTGGCGTGGCTGCTGTGGATGGAGCGCGGTGCCGAGGAGTCCTGGGAGCGGGGGCGCCGGCGGGACGGTCATGAGCAGGCCTCCTTCTGGGACGGCTGGACCGTGGCGGAGACTCGCCATTTCGCGGAGGACCCCTCCCGGCCCTTCGCCCACACCCTGGTACGGGAGTGCCCGGAGGGGTACGACTGGCTTCCCGGGCCGTCCGTGACAGCGGGCGCGGACCAGATCATCACACACGGTGATGGCTTCCTGTCCGTGAACTGAGGGGGCGGAAGTCCGCTTCCGCAAGTGCCTCAACTTCGCTTGACCCAAGGGGCGGACAGGTCTTACGTTCTGAATGTGCGGCTTTTCGGAGCTGCCGCAGACACGAAGCCCCCGGTTGTTCCCCCGTGATCGGGGGCTTCGTTCTGCCCTCGGAAGCCCCTTCCGGACCCCCTCCGGACCCTCTTCCACCCCCTCCCCGACCCCTGATGCTCACCCAGGGTCACCGCTTCCGGATCATGTGCTTCTCCTTAAGCACCCACCCCCTGCGCAGGTACGATGCCCCCAGGTGCGGTCAAATCCCGTCCATGCGAAGACGGTTGTGGGGGACCCGATGGACATCGGCACGCAGGGCTCGCAGGCCCCGGCCGAGCTCGCCTGGCTCCGCGGAGTCGACGCCTACACGATGGGCGCGTATCCGCAGGCGGAGGACGAGTTCCGGACGGCGGTACGGATCGATCCCGGGATGGCGGACGCCTGGCTCGGGCTGCACGCGCTCCGGGTCGACACCACGACCGCGCTGCTGCGCATGTACCGCAACCGCGACCGCTTCGGCGAGCAGCGGACCCGGCACCGGCGCACCCTGAACTCCTGGTACTGGCTGGGCTGGTGGGTCCAGCCGGTCCTGGAGAGCCCGCGCGACCTGCTGCTCGCGCACGCCTCCCACTGGCTCGACGGCCGCCATGTGCCCGAGCTCGACCGCGCGCTCGCGGGCCTCCTCCCGGTCGACACCGACCCGCAGGTCCGCTTCCTGCACGCCTGCCGCGCCTATCTCGTCAAGGACTGGGACCAGCTCGTCCGGCACACCGAGAGCCTCGTCGACGATCCGCTGCTCGGCATCGAGGCCGGGCTCTTCGGCGGCATGGCCCGGGTGCGCCTGGAGATGTACAGCCAGGCCGAGCCGCTCCTCTCCGCCTCCCTGATGCGGTGCCGCAGCGAGCAGCCACAGCGCAAGGAACTGCGCTACTGGCTCGCCCGCGCCCACGAGGGCACCGGGCGCAGCGCCGCCGCCCTGCCGCTCTACCGGGCGGTGCACCGGATCGACCCGGCGTTCATGGACACCGCCGCCCGGCTCGCCGCGATCGCCGAGTACGACGGTTTCGAGGGCTACGACGGCATCGACGACCCGGCCGGTCTCGCGACGGTGGCGATGGGCACCCTCGGCGGCGGCCTCGGCCAGGACGCGGTGGACACCGTGCCGGGCGCCGAGCCCGACCCCGGCGGACTCGGCGACGGGCTGCGGCTCGCACCCGAACCGGTGCCACCGGCCGCGCCCGTCGCGTCCCCGGAGACCGTACGGCAGAAGGCGCCGCTGCCCGGTCAGCCGATGCCGCCGCGCTTCCCGGCCGGACCCACCGACCCCGTCCTCCTCGCGGAGGCACTCGCCGAGCTGGAGGGCATGGTCGGGCTCGAACCGGTGAAGCGCCAGGTCAAGGCGCTCTCGGCGCAGCTGGAGATGGCGCGGCTCCGCGCCGGCCAGGGCCTTCCGGTCCAGCCGCCCAAACGCCACTTCGTCTTCTCCGGGCCCTCGGGCACCGGGAAGACCACGGTCGCCCGGATCCTGGGACGGGTCTTCTACGCCCTCGGCCTGCTCGGCGGCGACCACCTCGTGGAGGCCCAACGGGCCGATCTGGTCGGCGAGTTCCTGGGCCAGACGGCGGTCAAGGCCAATGAGCTGATCGACTCGGCGGTCGGCGGCGTACTGTTCGTGGACGAGGCGTACGCGCTCTCCAACACCGGCTACAGCAAGGGCGACGCGTACGGCGACGAGGCCCTCCAGGTGCTCCTGAAGCGGGCCGAGGACAACCGGGACCACCTCGTCGTCATCCTCGCCGGCTATCCCGAGGGCATGGACCGGCTGCTCAGCACCAACCCCGGTCTGTCCTCCCGGTTCACCACCCGGGTCGACTTCCCCTCGTACCGGCCGCTCGAACTCACCGCCATCGGCGAGGTCCTGGCCTCGGCCAACGGGGACGGCTGGGACGAGGAGGCCCTCGACGAGCTCCGTTCGATCAGTGGGCACGTCGTCGAGCAGGGCTGGATCGACGAGCTCGGCAACGGGCGCTTCCTGCGCACCCTGTACGAGAAGTCCTGCGCCTACCGGGACCTGCGGCTCTCCGGATACCCGGGGACCCCGAGCCGGGAGGACCTCGCCACCCTCCGGCTCGCCGACCTCATGCAGGCGTACGGCGAGGTCCTGTCGGGCCGCGGCCCGGTCGACCGCGGCCCCCAGCAGGAGCCCCCGGGGTACTAGGCCGTCTCTTCCGGATCTTGCCTGACCCGCGACGCCTGGCACCGCACCTCGCCGCGTTGTCGGGCCTGCCCAGGTACGTCCAGTAATCGGGCAACCCTCCGCCTTGCGATGCACGGCACCAGACGCCGCGGGCTTAACCGGCAAGATCCGAAAGAGACGGCCTAGGCCGGGCCGTGAAGGTGTCTCCCCCGGGCGTGGAGTCGACCCGCATGCCGAAGGGGCGGCTGATCCGGGCGAGCACGTCATGGAGCCATCGCGCGTCCTGCCGCGGGGCCCGTTCCAGCCGCAGCCGTCGGCTGCGCAGCGGCACGAGCCTGACCTCCGCCAGGGTGCCGTCCTCGTCGTGGACGGTGACGAAGTACAGCAGGCGCAGGTCGTCGCGGTACTGCTCCTGGCCGGAGATCCCTTCGTAGTCGTTGACGAGGTCGCCGCA
This is a stretch of genomic DNA from Streptomyces sp. R44. It encodes these proteins:
- a CDS encoding peptidase C39 family protein, with protein sequence MTSSTPRRSVLAAALAAAAGTAAAGSASAAVPTAATGPDCAVSDCAADGGERGHAPAAGLVDNRFWSSYTDWRCGTAAGTKAVAGRRPGLVLATPAGRLDYTDPHTGRTSAWEYASWTSPVHTPAVPATEVIASWNAETPAGTWLQVELSGTYSDAGTTPWYVLGRWASGDDDIRRTSVDDQTDGRSTVWTDTFAIDDAASGLRLSSYRLRLTLYRTPGSDLTPTVWRLGAMASDIPDRFTVPASEPGPDHELTVPRYSQNTHVGQYPEYDNGGEAWCSPTSSQMIVEYWGRTPTAEQLAWVNPAFADPQVCHAARFTYDHQYQGCGNWPFNAAYAASYPDMNAVVTRLRSLTELESLVSAGIPAITSQSFRKEELTGAGYGTSGHLMTVIGFTPDGDIIANDPASPSNEAVRRVYRRREWENIWLRTKRYDANGKVRGGTGGVCYIFWPVKSAPSQHRALQALGLV
- a CDS encoding uridine kinase, translating into MNDLDRAAHALLRLPPSCGPVRLIAVDGHAGSGKSTLAARLAAALGDAPVLHLDDLATHEELFAWTGRLREQVLEPLSRGETASYRPYDWRLRRFGEARALPPAPVVLVEGVGAGRRLLRPFLAWLLWMERGAEESWERGRRRDGHEQASFWDGWTVAETRHFAEDPSRPFAHTLVRECPEGYDWLPGPSVTAGADQIITHGDGFLSVN
- a CDS encoding AAA family ATPase; this translates as MDIGTQGSQAPAELAWLRGVDAYTMGAYPQAEDEFRTAVRIDPGMADAWLGLHALRVDTTTALLRMYRNRDRFGEQRTRHRRTLNSWYWLGWWVQPVLESPRDLLLAHASHWLDGRHVPELDRALAGLLPVDTDPQVRFLHACRAYLVKDWDQLVRHTESLVDDPLLGIEAGLFGGMARVRLEMYSQAEPLLSASLMRCRSEQPQRKELRYWLARAHEGTGRSAAALPLYRAVHRIDPAFMDTAARLAAIAEYDGFEGYDGIDDPAGLATVAMGTLGGGLGQDAVDTVPGAEPDPGGLGDGLRLAPEPVPPAAPVASPETVRQKAPLPGQPMPPRFPAGPTDPVLLAEALAELEGMVGLEPVKRQVKALSAQLEMARLRAGQGLPVQPPKRHFVFSGPSGTGKTTVARILGRVFYALGLLGGDHLVEAQRADLVGEFLGQTAVKANELIDSAVGGVLFVDEAYALSNTGYSKGDAYGDEALQVLLKRAEDNRDHLVVILAGYPEGMDRLLSTNPGLSSRFTTRVDFPSYRPLELTAIGEVLASANGDGWDEEALDELRSISGHVVEQGWIDELGNGRFLRTLYEKSCAYRDLRLSGYPGTPSREDLATLRLADLMQAYGEVLSGRGPVDRGPQQEPPGY